CGACTTGCCACCGCCACCGGCACCACCGGACAGCCCGAGAGCGCGGCCAGCTGGAGCGCGCCCGCGTGCAGGTGCCCGCGCGGACCGCGGGGGCCGTCCACGGTGAGGGCGACGTCGTGGCCGGCGCGCAGGCCCTGGAGCAGTCGCCTGAGCCCCGCGGCGCCGCCGCGGCTGCCCGAGCCCGCCGGCATCCCGTAGCCCAGGCGGCGGTTCACGGCTGCGATGAGCTGCCCGTCCCGGCTGCCGCTGCGCAGCACCTGGATGCCCCGCCCGCGGTGGGTGTAGGAGAGCATCAGCATCCGGTTGTGCCAGAAGACGTAGATCAGCGCCCCGCTAGGGCTGGTGGCGCGGGCCGCCGCCAGCGCGGCGCGGTCCTCGGCGACCCGCCAGGTGGCACCCAGGCCCCGCAGGAGGGCTGCGAGCAGCGCGGCCAGCCACTCGAGCCGGCGCCGCTCGCCCGCGTCCAGCCGGTCTTCGCCCGCATCCCAGTGCCCCTTCACGGCCGCCCTTCCCCGAGCAGCGCCTCCGCCAGCGCCGCCACCCGCTCGCCGCAGCCGGGGCTGCCCAGCCGCTCGCGCAGGCGCGTGAAACCGGCCTGCTGGGCCGCGCGCTCGGGCCCGTCCCGCAGGAGCGGCGCCAGGGCGCCCGCGAGGCGCGGCGCGCTGAGATTGCCCTGCACGAGCTCGGGCACGAGGTCTTCGCCGGCGACCAGGTTCGCCAGCGCGATGCGCTCCAGGCGCACGAGGCGCCGCGCGAGCTGGTAGTTGA
The sequence above is a segment of the bacterium genome. Coding sequences within it:
- a CDS encoding DUF374 domain-containing protein is translated as MKGHWDAGEDRLDAGERRRLEWLAALLAALLRGLGATWRVAEDRAALAAARATSPSGALIYVFWHNRMLMLSYTHRGRGIQVLRSGSRDGQLIAAVNRRLGYGMPAGSGSRGGAAGLRRLLQGLRAGHDVALTVDGPRGPRGHLHAGALQLAALSGCPVVPVAVASRRLRAFASWDRTLLPWPGQRLVLRYGEAELLPRELDGPALECARRALQERLRRFTDALDGELGRPVIPPAPEA